In Vanessa cardui chromosome 9, ilVanCard2.1, whole genome shotgun sequence, the DNA window GACGCACGTCCAACACCTACATTACAAACAACATGAACACCGTCTACAAATACCTTCATTTATaacttgaataataaaaattcaagttGTCAACTACTCCCAAACTTACCGCGAACAGCGCTCGGCGGCGGTGGGTCGGGCGTCCGAGAACGGCGACGCGGCGGGCGCTCGGCAGGCAGTGCGAGCAGCTGTCGATATAACTCGAGCTCGTGATAGAACTCTGGCGAGGCGGGCGCTGAGGTAGGGTTTTCGCAGCGAGCATGCTCGTGCTCCGTGAGTTGCACGTGCTCTGCGTGCTCTACGTGTTCCGCATTTGTCTCGCCCGCCACCTCCGCCGTCAGCCCGTTGAGCACGAGGCGGCGCGCCGCCATCGCGCCCGCGCACCCGCATCCGGGCACGCACGTTCGTGCTACACGCTCATCCGACACTCTCTACGAAGTTCTTTACATTCTTCACTCATTTTTGCAACTAGAATTACTTTTTAACTGTATTCTCTCTATTGTAATTTTAACTGTATTCGGTGCATacaatttcttttatattttatatgtcataaaaaaaacacttcaatATTGTTTTGAACTTATTTACTTCCAaactttaaatatgatatatatttagtttaactTCTGAAATAATTTCTATGCTTCGAACccaattataaacttttaaaagtgAAAATACTTAAATTAGTCCACGCTTCCGAAACTTTTGTAAGTGCCGTACACAAATTCAGGACAAATTGACATCCGACAACGACTACGGCGCGCGTGTGCCGCGAGACTGCCGGCCGAGAGAGGATGCCGGCTAGACGAGCGAATAGCGGACCGATGTTCGGGCATGCGACTCACTCGTACAGACTTACAGAGCTGAAAAGTCAACGTACTACGGCGAACAACATCAGCTTCTAATCAGGTTGCCGCCTGTTGCACGCGGTCT includes these proteins:
- the LOC124532437 gene encoding uncharacterized protein LOC124532437, giving the protein MAARRLVLNGLTAEVAGETNAEHVEHAEHVQLTEHEHARCENPTSAPASPEFYHELELYRQLLALPAERPPRRRSRTPDPPPPSAVRVVTVLVSLLDVVSRRCRTPAPRTTPRAAPRTPRAPLLPVSRPAKIRARQYANRYN